One genomic region from Candidatus Mesenet endosymbiont of Agriotes lineatus encodes:
- the rplD gene encoding 50S ribosomal protein L4, whose amino-acid sequence MNYKLVNLYNEDVGEVSLNPSIFSVSRESGKLILHDIVKWQLSKRRSGTHKTKGISDISGTTAKPYKQKRTGRARQGSLRSPQFRGGAVIFGPVVRSHAYSLNKKVRKLGFKIALSLKYSDDKLVIIDSIHLNSSKTSEMKKCIDSFEFPPYSTLLIVADYDEGISLACRNLPRVDIIKPIGINVLDLLNHDYIIFTVDVLSYLENRLL is encoded by the coding sequence ATGAATTATAAATTAGTTAATTTATACAATGAAGATGTTGGTGAGGTAAGTCTTAATCCTTCAATATTTTCTGTTAGTAGGGAATCAGGCAAGTTAATATTGCATGATATAGTGAAATGGCAATTGTCTAAAAGAAGAAGTGGTACACATAAAACTAAAGGTATAAGTGATATATCTGGTACTACTGCTAAGCCATATAAGCAAAAGCGTACTGGTAGAGCAAGGCAGGGTAGTTTGCGTTCTCCTCAATTTAGAGGGGGAGCCGTTATATTCGGGCCTGTGGTTAGAAGCCATGCTTATTCTCTTAATAAGAAAGTTCGTAAATTAGGTTTTAAAATTGCGTTATCTTTGAAGTATTCTGATGATAAGCTGGTCATTATAGATAGTATTCATCTTAATTCTAGTAAAACATCTGAAATGAAGAAATGCATCGATAGTTTTGAATTTCCACCTTATTCTACTCTTTTAATAGTGGCTGATTATGATGAGGGTATTAGTTTAGCTTGTAGAAATTTGCCTAGAGTTGATATAATTAAACCCATTGGAATAAATGTTCTTGATTTATTAAATCATGATTATATTATTTTTACTGTTGATGTTTTAAGTTATTTGGAAAATAGATTGTTATGA
- the rplC gene encoding 50S ribosomal protein L3 yields MNRIRPLNRVGLLMKNIGHTALPFLGKLVPVTLLQLEDTVVVDLKSEKCGYFAAVLGVGNVKNISYPQLRFLRGKNIDNNYKLFESRLVSLSNIEIGLKFSVDHFIVNQYVDIIGYSKGKGFAGVMKRHNFKGLRASHGVSIAHRSQGSTGQCQDPGKTFKGKKMAGHLGTKRVTVQNIKVVLIDNKASIIAVKGNNVPGYCNSYIFIRDANKKVMHENLLLE; encoded by the coding sequence ATGAATAGAATTAGACCGTTAAATAGAGTTGGTTTACTGATGAAGAATATTGGCCATACAGCATTACCTTTTTTAGGTAAATTAGTTCCTGTCACGCTATTACAGCTTGAGGATACGGTAGTTGTTGATTTAAAGTCTGAAAAATGTGGTTATTTTGCTGCTGTTTTGGGTGTAGGGAATGTAAAAAATATTTCTTATCCCCAGTTAAGATTCTTACGTGGAAAGAACATAGATAATAATTATAAATTATTTGAAAGTAGATTAGTGAGTTTATCTAATATAGAGATTGGATTAAAGTTTAGTGTTGATCATTTTATAGTTAATCAGTATGTTGATATTATAGGTTATTCTAAAGGAAAGGGTTTTGCTGGTGTAATGAAAAGGCATAACTTTAAGGGATTGAGAGCTTCTCATGGTGTTTCTATAGCTCATCGTTCTCAAGGATCTACGGGACAATGTCAAGATCCTGGTAAGACTTTTAAAGGGAAAAAAATGGCTGGCCATTTAGGTACAAAAAGAGTTACAGTACAAAATATAAAAGTTGTTCTTATTGATAACAAAGCTTCTATAATTGCTGTAAAGGGTAATAATGTTCCTGGTTATTGTAATTCTTATATTTTTATTAGAGATGCAAATAAGAAAGTTATGCACGAAAATTTACTCTTAGAATAG
- the rpsJ gene encoding 30S ribosomal protein S10, with amino-acid sequence MVNADKNQVYIIIKAFDSKCLERNVVKLVSSFNKLGIKFKGPVYLPTKHKHFTFKRSPHVDKKSQEQYKRDGSKRLILLNSFDFNNAVQRLDDDLSLSSGVEVSFKTKDK; translated from the coding sequence ATGGTAAATGCAGATAAAAATCAAGTATATATTATTATTAAAGCTTTTGATAGTAAATGTTTGGAGCGAAACGTAGTTAAGTTAGTTTCTAGCTTTAACAAACTTGGGATTAAATTTAAAGGTCCGGTCTACCTGCCAACTAAGCATAAACATTTCACTTTTAAGCGTAGTCCTCATGTTGATAAGAAGTCACAAGAGCAATATAAAAGGGATGGGTCTAAACGTCTGATTCTATTGAATAGCTTTGATTTTAATAATGCTGTGCAAAGATTAGATGACGACTTATCTTTATCAAGTGGTGTGGAAGTGAGTTTTAAAACTAAGGATAAATAA
- the tuf gene encoding elongation factor Tu, giving the protein MSEIEERKDHINTGTIGHVDHGKTTLTAAITKVLASKGQAKAIGYDQIDKAPEEKERGITISTAHVEYETESRHYAHIDCPGHADYVKNMIVGAAQMDVAILLVSAVDGPEPQTREHILLSKQIGIENIIVFCNKVDVAEQEMIELVEMEVRELLSEYGYSGDDIIIIKGSALKALEGDDSELGKGAILKLMEVLDSVPKPIRDLDKTFLMPIEDVFTIPGRGTVVTGCIERGKVKEGDEIEVVGLREVQKTVCTGVEMFKKRLGWGKAGDNVGILLRGVKREDVERGQILAKPGTVTPHKRFKAEIYVLKAEEGGRKTPFGSHYQPQFYFRTTDVTGSMRILDGKEIVMPGDQVSMEVELQNPYGIAMEKGLRFAIREGGKTIGSGIVNDILE; this is encoded by the coding sequence ATGAGTGAAATAGAGGAGAGGAAAGATCATATAAACACAGGGACGATAGGGCATGTTGATCATGGGAAGACGACGTTAACAGCAGCGATCACAAAGGTGTTAGCGAGCAAAGGACAGGCTAAAGCTATAGGGTATGATCAAATTGATAAAGCACCGGAAGAAAAGGAGAGAGGGATAACTATTTCAACTGCACATGTTGAATATGAAACGGAGAGTAGGCATTATGCACATATAGATTGTCCTGGTCATGCTGACTATGTAAAAAACATGATAGTTGGTGCTGCTCAAATGGATGTAGCAATACTTTTAGTATCTGCGGTTGACGGTCCTGAGCCGCAGACAAGAGAGCACATATTGCTTTCAAAGCAGATAGGAATAGAAAACATCATAGTTTTTTGCAATAAAGTTGATGTTGCAGAGCAAGAGATGATTGAGTTAGTAGAGATGGAGGTTAGGGAATTGCTAAGTGAGTATGGTTATAGTGGTGATGATATTATAATAATAAAAGGTTCTGCACTTAAAGCATTAGAGGGCGATGATAGTGAATTAGGTAAAGGTGCGATATTAAAATTAATGGAAGTGTTAGATAGTGTTCCAAAACCTATAAGAGATTTAGACAAGACGTTTTTAATGCCGATAGAGGACGTATTTACAATACCTGGGCGTGGTACAGTAGTAACAGGTTGTATTGAGCGTGGTAAGGTAAAAGAAGGTGATGAGATAGAAGTAGTTGGACTTAGAGAAGTACAGAAAACAGTTTGCACTGGCGTTGAGATGTTTAAAAAGAGATTAGGATGGGGAAAAGCTGGTGACAATGTTGGTATTCTATTACGTGGTGTAAAGAGAGAGGATGTAGAAAGGGGGCAGATTTTGGCGAAGCCTGGTACAGTTACACCACATAAGAGATTTAAGGCTGAAATATATGTATTAAAAGCAGAAGAAGGAGGGCGAAAAACACCATTTGGATCGCATTATCAGCCACAATTTTATTTTAGAACAACTGATGTAACTGGTAGTATGAGGATTTTAGATGGCAAGGAAATTGTTATGCCTGGAGATCAGGTAAGTATGGAAGTAGAGTTACAGAATCCTTATGGAATAGCAATGGAGAAGGGATTAAGATTTGCAATAAGAGAAGGTGGTAAGACTATTGGTTCTGGTATTGTTAATGATATTTTAGAGTAG